Genomic segment of Pseudothermotoga sp.:
TCTGTGTCTCACCTCTACTTTGTTGTCACAAGCTCTTTTTAGCAACTGGCAGGTAATATCTGAAGGTCGAGATGAATCACGTTACAGAATCGTTCTGGATGGCTCAGTTGTTGAAGCTTTGGAAATTTCTTGGTACGCTGTTTCTGCATCCGGTTCGATCCACAACGATTGTGTGTTGTTCATATGTAACGACGCTTTCGGAAAACCTGCGGCGGTGTTCAGATACGGTAGAGACGGTGACAATGTTGATAACATCAGTGGTTGGCATTTGGTGTATTTGATCTTGCCGAGCAAAACTGCAGTGAAAACTCTAGACATTGTTCTTCGAAAGAATTATTCCAATCCGAAGTTGGTGACAAAACTGAGCACAGTCAAACCTGCAAACCTCTATGTCGATCTTCAGTGGTTCCCGTTGACACATCAAGGTAAGGTTTCATACACGGGCTATGAATCGCTTCCTAGAGGAAAAGTATGGATGCACGCTGCGGGATTCTTTGGTGCTCCCAGCGACTCAAGGATCGACTACGTGATCTGGAAGAGATTCACAAAACCAACGGTTCCACAGAATTTTTCACCCAACCCAGACGTCTATTTCGATACAATTTATGCCGGCACGATCAATGTGGTCGGAGAAGGTTGGACTGGCCAGGGAGGCTATACCGCAGCAATTCAAGCCGGGATAGGGCAAGGTGACTGGATAAACAATGCCATCGCTTCTGGAAAGGCGCAATTGCTATGGAAAGCTACGAACCATGCCTCTGAAGGTTTCATAAGAGAGATGATGGTCAACACCGCCAGCGGTGTTATAGATATCGCTATAGATGTTCTTGATCTAACTCTACTTGGATACATAAAATTCGCTATTGAGAGCGCTTTACTTTTCAATACACTTCGCGATATAGATGAAAAAGTGTTCGGAAAAACAACGGTGGTCTTCGAGAATTTTCCCCTCAATCCCAATCAATCTTCCATCAATGTATGGTTGCGACTCAGGGCACAAGTGGTCGCACTCGGTTTTGCCCACAGTGTTCTCAGCTTTCATACAGACGGAACTGTCGAAGGAGATTTGAAGGGTAACAGGGGAATGGAGATAGGCACTATTCTTCTTCACTACAAAGGTCCACAGTCACCAGAGATTCTTGAGAGCTCTCTGAAAGATGGTTCAACGGAGGTATCACTCCAACAGCAGATCACCTTGAAACTCAGCACAATTGTAAACAGTCTTGATTCATCTAAGATCTTTTTCAAAAAGGCTGGAACGGGTCAAATCGTTCAGTCAAACGTTAGACTCGAGGGTGATACAGTCAAAATCTCTCCAAAAACGAACTTCGAACCGAACACAGCTTACGATCTGACGGTGCAATCTGGTGCGTTCAGATCGAACCAAGCTGGTAACTTGAGAGAATTCAATCTCAAATTCACGACAGGGAGTGCACCAACCATCGTGGGTTGCACGTTGAACAATGGAGCCGTTGAAGTGCCGTTGAAACCTTCGATCAAGTTCTTACTCAACAAAGATGCCATCATTGCCTATTCTTCGTTCATAGTTGTGAAGAAATTGAACGGTGAGTACGTAACCGATGCTGGTAGATCCGCCAACGTGAGTATCGTTGGTAAGGAATTGATCGTCAATTTTGTAGAAGCGCTTTCGCCGGAGCAAACCTATGTTCTTGAGGTACAAAGAGGAGTCTTGAAAGATTCTTCGGGGAACATGAACACGCCTTACTCGATCATTTTCACCACGGTTCCTTATGTGAGAGTAGTTTCAACTCAACCATCCAACAAACATCCGGATGCTCCAGCGGATAAGCCGATCACGATCCAGTTCAACAAAAACATCAAGCCTGGTTCGAAATATGACTCCATACAACTGAAGAATGCGAAGACAAACGCAATCGTTGCCATCGACAAACTCATCAGTGGTTCCAGCCTTGTTTTGAAACCCAAGCAACCCCTTCAACAGCTGGTAGAATACGTCGTGGTCATACCTGATGGAGCAGTGGCGAATGCAGAAAATGATGCACCCAACACAGCCCATAACTTCAGCTTCAAATGTGGTGCCCCCCCACAATTGGTCAAAGTTGAGCCAACGAATGGTTCAAAGGAAGTTTTTAGAGATCAAATCATTCTGTTGACTTTTTCGGAAGCTATCAGAGCTGGAGCTGATTTTTCACGCCTTTCCGTAAGGACGGGAAACACTCAAATAAATTACAGCATAAAGTTGGAATACAACTGCATCTTTCTGACACCAACCTCGATTCTCCCTGCCAACACCTTGGTGACAGTTTTTATACCAAAGAACGCCTTTGTGGATCTCGGTGGTTCTTCGCTCGACAAAGACTACACGGTGAGTTTCACAACAGGATCAGGTGCATATCCACCACGAATCGTTTCATCTTCACCCTCCGATGGTGATCAATCTGTTTCCATAAACAGTAACATCTATGTGCGCTTTGATAAAACGATTCTGGAAGGCCCGAACTGGGGTAACATCGTTTTGAAAACGATCTCGGGTGAAACAGTGCAGATCCAAAAACTCATTTCCTATGGCGTGCAACTCGAAGTCAGACCAGTTCAGAAACTGAAGCCCAACACAACTTACACGCTCATCTTACCAGCAGGTTGCGTCAAAGAGCAACTCGGTTCACTCCTACAAGGTGAAGTGAGTATAAAATTCACAACTGAGGCTCGATCAGGTACCATGTGATGTTATCTTCCTCATTTTCTATTCGCAAACTTAAGACCTTAATTACCTTAACGTATCACGGTGGTCAGCAAAGCAAGTGATCGTTTGATCTCTGTGAGCCAAAAATTGATATCAACCGTTCAGCGTCTTTGCGCGACTTTTTCGCATGTTGTCATCCACTCGGTGAGGAACTTTAGCGGTAGAATATCTTGGAAACGTGAGGGGGGATGGACGATGAGAAACTTCGCTTGGCTTGTAAACCTGTTTTTGATCGTAGGTTTAGTGATAGCTGTTTTCTTCTCGTCCTCCTATAATGAATCTGACAGGGATGTCGTTTGGACAAGGTTCTTAGGAAAAATGGGTAGAGACATCGCTTATGATTTGACAATGCTCGATGATGGCATTGTTGTTGTCGGTTGGACTACATCTTCGAGTGGCACAGGTGATCAAAATGCGATGATAGTGAAAATGACTAAGGATGGGAAACTGTTGTGGCAACGAGAACTTGGCTGGTCTGGGAATGAAGGAGCAAATTGCGTCGAAAGAACAAAAGATGGAGGATTCATAGTCGGCATAATCAGTGATTCGAAAGGCGGAGATACACCGGCCGAGATTGGCAATCAGGATGTTTGGATTTTGAAATTCAACGGTCAAGGGGATTTACTCTGGAAGAAGTGTTATGGTACAGAAGGTTACGAATCGATCTTCGATATCGTTGAAGATGAAGGTTATCTGTTCGTCGGTTATACAACGAAAAATGGCAGCGAAGATTTCTGGGTAGTGAAGGTGAACGAAACAGGTGATCCGGTGTGGGAAAAAACCTTTGGTGGAAAAGATTGGGATTGTGCGTTCGCGGTAGACAGTACTAAAGATAGCTACTTTGTTGTTGGAATGACCAAATCCACTGATGGAGACGTAACTTCTCCACGGGGATCTTCAGACATGTGGATTTTGAAACTCACAAAGCAAGGGGAGTTACTATGGCAAAGAAGCATAGGAGGGGTCGATTGGGATCAAGCAAGTGACGTCGTTGCACTCAACGATGGAGGGTGTGTGGTTCTTGGAACAAGCTGGTCTGAAGAACTCTCTCATTTGAGGAA
This window contains:
- a CDS encoding Ig-like domain-containing protein translates to MKVKIGYTIFLLCLTSTLLSQALFSNWQVISEGRDESRYRIVLDGSVVEALEISWYAVSASGSIHNDCVLFICNDAFGKPAAVFRYGRDGDNVDNISGWHLVYLILPSKTAVKTLDIVLRKNYSNPKLVTKLSTVKPANLYVDLQWFPLTHQGKVSYTGYESLPRGKVWMHAAGFFGAPSDSRIDYVIWKRFTKPTVPQNFSPNPDVYFDTIYAGTINVVGEGWTGQGGYTAAIQAGIGQGDWINNAIASGKAQLLWKATNHASEGFIREMMVNTASGVIDIAIDVLDLTLLGYIKFAIESALLFNTLRDIDEKVFGKTTVVFENFPLNPNQSSINVWLRLRAQVVALGFAHSVLSFHTDGTVEGDLKGNRGMEIGTILLHYKGPQSPEILESSLKDGSTEVSLQQQITLKLSTIVNSLDSSKIFFKKAGTGQIVQSNVRLEGDTVKISPKTNFEPNTAYDLTVQSGAFRSNQAGNLREFNLKFTTGSAPTIVGCTLNNGAVEVPLKPSIKFLLNKDAIIAYSSFIVVKKLNGEYVTDAGRSANVSIVGKELIVNFVEALSPEQTYVLEVQRGVLKDSSGNMNTPYSIIFTTVPYVRVVSTQPSNKHPDAPADKPITIQFNKNIKPGSKYDSIQLKNAKTNAIVAIDKLISGSSLVLKPKQPLQQLVEYVVVIPDGAVANAENDAPNTAHNFSFKCGAPPQLVKVEPTNGSKEVFRDQIILLTFSEAIRAGADFSRLSVRTGNTQINYSIKLEYNCIFLTPTSILPANTLVTVFIPKNAFVDLGGSSLDKDYTVSFTTGSGAYPPRIVSSSPSDGDQSVSINSNIYVRFDKTILEGPNWGNIVLKTISGETVQIQKLISYGVQLEVRPVQKLKPNTTYTLILPAGCVKEQLGSLLQGEVSIKFTTEARSGTM